The following proteins are co-located in the Symphalangus syndactylus isolate Jambi chromosome 21, NHGRI_mSymSyn1-v2.1_pri, whole genome shotgun sequence genome:
- the SSUH2 gene encoding protein SSUH2 homolog isoform X3: MLSRCGGESETPGWRGLEDLSFEAESPLAPPTELLERLPSYDWLFQGGRGQIFFPPLEAPGRPLEQRSWPSFLQHRVPVMTEEVAREALLSFVNSKCCYSSTVAGDLVIRELKQQTLCRYRLETFSESRISEWTFQPFTNHSVDGPQRGASPRLWDIKVQVPPMFQEDTRKFQVPHSSLVKECHKCHGRGRYKCSSCHGAGTVRCPSCCGAKRKAKQSRRCQLCAGSGRRRCSTCSGRGNKTCATCKGEKKLLHFIQLVIMWKNSLFEFVSEHRLNCPRELLAKAKGENLFKDENSAVYPIVDFPLRDISLASQRGIAEHSAALASRARVLQQVLS, translated from the exons GTCTGGAGGACCTCAGTTTTGAGGCCGAGAGTCCTCTGGCGCCCCCCACAGAGCTCCTGGAGAGACTGCCCAGCTATGACTGGCTTTTTCAAGGGGGCA GAGGACAGATATTCTTCCCGCCTTTGGAGGCCCCGGGGAGGCCCCTGGAGCAAAGGTCCTGGCCCTCGTTCCTGCAACACAG AGTCCCTGTGATGACGGAGGAGGTGGCGCGGGAAGCCCTCCTCAGCTTTGTGAACTCTAAATGCTGCTACAGCAGCACAGTGGCTGGAGACCTCGTCATCCGGGAGCTGAAGCAGCAGACCCTCTGCAGG tatcGTCTGGAGACCTTTAGTGAATCCAGGATAAGCGAGTGGACATTTCAACCCTTTACTA ACCACTCTGTGGATGGGCCGCAAAGAGGCGCCTCCCCCAGGCTCTGGGACATCAAGGTTCAGGTTCCTCCGATGTTTCAGGAAGACACCAGGAAGTTCCAGGTCCCTCACTCATCACTGGTCAAG GAATGCCACAAATGCCACGGGCGTGGGCGGTACAAGTGCAGCAGCTGCCACGGGGCGGGCACG GTGCGCTGCCCGTCCTGCTGTGGAGCCAAGCGCAAAGCCAAGCAGTCCCGGAGGTGTCAGCTGTGCGCGGGGTCCGGCAGGCGAAG ATGCAGCACCTGCTCAGGGAGAGGGAATAAGACCTGCGCCACCTGCAAGGGGGAGAAGAAGCTGTTGCACTTCATCCAACTGGTCATCATGTG gAAGAACAGCTTGTTTGAGTTTGTGTCTGAGCACCGGCTTAACTGCCCTAGGGAGCTCCTTGCTAAAGCCAAAGGAGAAAACCTCTTTAAGGATGAAAACTCAGCG GTGTACCCCATTGTGGACTTCCCCCTGCGAGACATCTCTCTGGCCTCCCAGAGGGGCATTGCAGAGCACAgcgctgccttggcctcccgtgCCCGCGTTCTGCAGCAG